A single region of the Glycine max cultivar Williams 82 chromosome 20, Glycine_max_v4.0, whole genome shotgun sequence genome encodes:
- the LOC106797719 gene encoding cysteine-rich receptor-like protein kinase 8 has protein sequence MNPKIADFGMARLVLVDQTQANTNRIVGTYGYMAPEYAMHGQFSMKSDVFSFGVLVLEIISGQKNSGIRHGENVEDLLSFAWRNWREGTAVKIVDPSLNNNSRNEMLRCIHIGLLCVQENLADRPTMTTIMLMLNSYSLSLPIPSEPAFYVSSRTGSISATQSWGYSSGESKSRELTIKSAQEAENEFTDPYPR, from the exons ATGAATCCTAAGATAGCAGATTTTGGCATGGCAAGACTGGTTTTAGTGGATCAAACTCAAGCAAATACAAATAGAATTGTTGGAACCTA TGGATATATGGCACCTGAGTATGCAATGCATGGACAATTTTCAATGAAATCAGATGTCTTTAGTTTTGGTGTACTGGTTCTTGAGATCATAAGCGGCCAGAAAAACAGTGGCATTCGTCATGGGGAGAATGTAGAGGATCTACTGAGCTTC GCATGGAGAAACTGGAGGGAGGGGACAGCTGTAAAAATTGTAGATCCATCATTAAACAACAATTCACGAAATGAAATGTTGAGATGTATCCATATCGGTTTGCTTTGTGTTCAAGAAAATTTAGCTGACAGACCAACCATGACAACCATTATGCTCATGCTTAATAGCTACTCTCTCAGTCTTCCAATTCCTTCTGAACCTGCATTTTATGTGAGCAGTAGAACTGGAAGCATTTCAGCCACGCAGTCATGGGGGTATAGTTCAGGGGAATCAAAATCAAGAGAATTAACAATTAAATCAGCTCAAGAAGCAGAAAATGAGTTTACTGATCCATACCCTCGCTAG